The Oncorhynchus nerka isolate Pitt River linkage group LG3, Oner_Uvic_2.0, whole genome shotgun sequence genome includes the window AAGTATGAGCGGACAGTAAATTGTTCCCCGAATCCATTTTCCATCATATTCCACTGTCATAGGACTGAATGCAGATCCTATGTGCGCCCGCAGTAGCACAAAGCGGAGGTTTGGGAACCAAATTGTGTCCAACACCAACGCTGAAATCGGATGTACAGTACGTATTGTGCCGTTTCATATTGACCACGGTTTCTAATCACATTTACCAACGATTCATTAATTACCTACCGGATCCAGATTGCTTGATGGGGCGTCGAAACAGTTTCAACTTTTAACCCAAGGTGTGGACTTCACGGAGGAGGAAAGTGTTGAGCCAACCTGCATTGGTCTAACCTGGGAGGGCGATAAGTAATCAGCAGCGACTCACCAAAGACTAATCTGTTCAAAACCCGAACTGCAACGGACGCGTTTGGATAGCAGATGATCCTGTGCGTAATTGTTTTATAGCGGACTCCTTTTCGGGTGAAGAGCTCTTTGTTGTGATTGAAGTGACATTAGCCCTCTCTTATTTTCATGGCTTTGGAGTGCAGTAGTAGGAACAGTATGTGGAGCGAGGGGACAGTGCATGATTAGTTCGTTACAGAACGCACTTTCCTCGCCTTATTTCCAGGTCCGAGATATTGGCCACAACATAAGGACAATTGCTGCAACTACAACGAAGTCCTGTACAGAAATAGACTTTACATTAAACCATTCAGATTATTTCTCTCGCTGCTGCCATCGTAGTATGTCTGCACTCCGAAAGAAATTTGGGGACGATTATCAGGTAGTGACCACCTCATCCAGCGGGTCTGGATTCAACCAGCCGgcaccagagaagaagaagaagaggcaaCGCTTTGTGGACAAGAACGGGCGATGTAACGTCCAGCATGGAAACCTGGGTGGTGAAACCAGTAGATATCTTTCCGATTTATTCACCACACTGGTCGATTTGAAATGGCGCTGGAATTTATTCATCTTCATCCTTACATACACGGTGGCATGGCTCTTCATGGCCTTCATGTGGTGGATCATAGCCTACATAAGAGGAGACCTCCATCGAGCCCACGATGACAAGTATACGCCATGCGTTGCCAATGTCTACAACTTTCCCTCCGCGTTTTTATTCTTCATTGAAACGGAAGCCACAATAGGATATGGCTATAGGTATATCACGGACAAATGTCCCGAGGGGATCATTCTCTTTCTTTTCCAGTCAATCCTGGGATCAATCGTTGATGCTTTTTTGATTGGCTGCATGTTCATTAAGATGTCCCAGCCCAAAAAAAGGGCAGAGACTTTGATGTTCAGTGAACATGCAGCTATTTCGATGCGAGATGGAAAACTAACTCTCATGTTCAGAGTCGGCAACCTGCGTAATAGCCATATGGTCTCCGCACAGATCCGCTGCAAATTGCTGAAAGTAAGTGGCACTTCTATGCCTCCATATAGCTCAACAATATTTGTGTATTAAAACGTTACAAAATACTTATTTCAGACGGTGTAATGCATTTGTTTTCTTATCGTTTAATTACGCACAATTAAATATTAAACACGGTTGGAAAAGATAATGAAATACATCGTTATTAGAATGAAGGTATTATTATAAAGTGTATTATTCCCTGCTGAtataactttttattttttactttcttTGCAAATGGGCTTACCAATGTGAATTAAAAGCACAAAGCTATTAATTCCAGACACATTTAGTGGCAATGCTATAATGTTTACATTTTTATGAATCTAAACAATTTGATTAATAAACCCATAGACCCCATTTAAGTTGGAGCGCTATAGTGGTGGTCACTGGGTTAAACAACCTTTGATGTAGCTTGACGTGCCTGATTAGCTATAGCCCTCCTCATTCGATTGACTCACTCTTGTCTATTTACTGATGATTGATCGCCTTTGATTGCTCACAAATTGTGGATGGCTGTCAGTATGGCTCGCTAGGTCGCAGTAGTTAAACTGTGTCTCTCTTTCAAACTCCATCTATGCACGCTTCCATAGTCTCGTCAGACGCCCGAAGGCGAGTTTCTTCCTCTGGATCAGTTGGAATTGGACGTGGGCTTCAGTACCGGGGCGGACCAGCTCTTCCTGGTCTCACCACTCACAATCTGCCATGTGATCGACACCAAAAGCCCATTCTACGAACTCTCCCAGAGATCCATGCAAACAGAGCAGTTTGAAATTGTGGTCATATTGGAAGGAATAGTGGAAACCACTGGTAAGTTATCACAAATACATCATTGTTCTTTCTTGCAGTATTATAGTAAAGACCATAGGCCTATTTCATGTCTATGCCCTGAGATAAAGTGGTGCGCTGTTTGGCTCAGGCTAGAGTATATGATAGCAAAAATAAATGTGTGTTAGTATGAGTGTAATAATACAAGGATGAGTGTAAAGTGAATGAGTATAATGTGAAGTTGCAGGGTTTTACTCTTAAGTGGCCAATGTTGACCCAGATGGGCTTGTCTAATGACCCCTGGGTGTTAGTGAATGTCATTGTTTGCATGATATTGGTTTTATGTGACACAGCTGGATATGTTTATAAATAATATGTTCTGATTTAATTTGATGTATGCAGTGGaaatggcaacaaaaaaaaatgtaaattgaTATATAGTAAGTCAACATTGACAGCGGTGCTTGGTAAGAAATACAACTAAACAAGAATGCTGGTAAATTGAGTTATTTTAGAAATAATTGACTCTGTTTTTATGAGATCTcctaaaacatattccaaaaGAGTTGATGTCTAGGGAACATTATTGCTGTTTTAGAATACAAACCTCACACTCTTCTGGAGGGTACActgtaaataaaaaatatggtGATTACAATTGTAAGGCAACCAGCTGCAATAGGATTGTGAGTTTGCTCAACATTTGGGCATATAGCTGAACCAACATGCATTCAATTTGAGAATTTATTGGACCTTGTTTGCTTATTTACCAAACTGCCTTGCATTTCGAGTGAATGGTAGTTACCACCCATTACTGTATTTGTTAgcgacagagacatggttgttgtaTTCAATTGTTTTCAGTACTGCAGCCTTCACCAAGTGAGTGTCTAAGTGAATATGTTATCTTTAATATTAAACtctttatgacaatacattacgTTTATCATAAGGCCTTTTGAGGGCCTATTTACACCCCAACACAATGGTCTCaaactcctggtttacaggccacagcAAGTCTGCAAATCagattatgctggcttgcaaagtgctgtgcaattcctattggaatccagccagagtgaaGATATCCAACAACTGGACCTTTTAATATCCCGAAACCTGCATTTAGATTGATTcagagctgtcgttctgcccctgagcaggcagttaacccactgttcctaggccgtcattgaaaataaaataaataaattattaagACTTACCTAAATCATATCAACTGGAACAGCCATCTCAGTAACAGGTGCCATAAATCCAACTActagattggattagtttagaaaaaatgTATGCTATGTTTGTGTAGGATAATATTAATCAACCAATCAAAGTACATGCACAAACACGggtattgaaacaaacaattcaGAAAATCTACCTGCAAAAGAGCATGCAGAGCATGATGGGGAAGGTTTTGAATTCTTTTGAGAAAACATGAATTTGTAATTTGCCTCAGCAACCGTTTTCAAATTCAGCTGACAGAGTTTGTTGAGTAAACAGAATTCAGCACATTCACTCAAATTCTAGTCCTTTTGAAGCCCACTCAACTCGCATAATAACGCTGAATAAGCAATTGGTTGAATGTACTTTTTTTACAGTGTTGCCTTCCAAAGGCAAACATGAACATGAGCATGCTGAGTGTGATGGGAGAGGTTTTGAGTTGttttgagagaaaaaaatgaatgtaATTTTACTCAACAACCGTTTTCAAATTTAGCTCACTTTGAGAAGAGTTTGTTGAATAAACAAACTTTAAACACATGAGCTCTAATTCATGTCTTTTTTTAAAAACTCCACTCAACTCACAGATGAACTCTGATTAAGCAATTGGTTAAATTGGCTTCTTTTTTTAAAAACCGTCTATACTTTGCGTTCCCCTGTGCTTTTTGAAATTGGAGACATAAATTCAACAAGAACAGGATTGCCACACGTGATCATGGTGTGTAGGCATTTTCAAACTGTTCCCTTTGAGGAAGTTAATAAAAGGTTTTCAAGGGAGGGCCTTTAAGATTGTGGAGTGACATAACTTTGTAGCAATCCTGTCTGACGCAGAACAGACCACTGCAGATTTACTTTAATCATGAAAAAGTAGGTCCTCTACTGTACGTACGTGGCAGTAGCAGACTTTACAAGTCATGCCATTAGATATCCACAAAAAAAGTCAAATTGTACATCAACTAGGAAATATCTTCAGTCCTCCGATTTTATTCAGAATCCAAGCTGTTTTCAATATAGTTTTTTATGTGTTGATCTGTAGCAACTGACACAACTCGTATAGTATATGAACAATTCATGGggctatttttttttatttatgagAGCTTACATAGGGATGGTATATAGAAAAAAAAGGTGCAGAGAAATGACTGTGATAAGTCTAACCTTACGGGAGCTGCCTTTTAAGATTCATCCTAAGAATTAGACATGTCTACATCTTCTCCCAATGTTTGGATTCATCGGTCAGTCATTATCACAGAAGATTCAAGAATGCAGATAAGATTTCTAAAACTTTCACTTAGGAGGTAAAAGGTTCACATGCATCATATGCAACTGGATACAACAGCAGAATTCGACAGCACATTTTACTATAATTGGATTTGAACATATGTTATATTTTCTCAATGTCAATGTTAAATCTAGCTAGCACTGTAATCTTGACTGGGCCAATACGAACgtactgtatgtgtggtatgAGGTTAAATAACAAGAAAGAGATGACGATGTGAAAACAATATGTGGTTAAAAATGTATGTACAGTAAAAGTCTAAGCCTCAGACGCTTTCATTTTGGTCCAATGTAACTCTGTTTCCATGGCAACCGCTCCTTGAGCATTCCGGATTGCAGCACTGCACCTAAACTTAGATTTTATTCCTATGGTATGGGGGGGGTGAAACGGTTTTCTATCGCGTTCATTTTCTTGGCCCAGCTCTCTCACCCCGGAGTACTTATTCATTATTAAGCTCATATTCACACAATGAGCTTCAAATCGTCATCCCACCCGTTCATGATATCATCAACTCAAAGTCAGCAGCACATGACTTCCCATCTGTTAGATTATCAGAGTTTTGAACATAATCACTGCGTGCACGAGACTATTATaccgtgcatttggaaagtattcagaccccttcactttttccacattttgttatgttacagccttataataaaattgattaaatcgtttttttcccatcaatcttcacacaatacaccataatgacatagcaaatacaggtttttagaaatgtttgcaattttttttacaaataaaaaactgaaatcacatttacatacagtaccagtcaaaagtttggacacctactcattcaagggtttttatttatttttactattttctacattgtagaatattagtgaagtcatcaaaatgataaaataacacatatcaaatcatgcagtaaccataagtgtgttaaacaaatcaaaaatatattttagattcttcaaagtagccaccctttgccttgatgacagctttgcacactcttggcattctctcaaccagcttcaggaagtaatcacctggaatgcatttccaacagtcttgaaggagttcccacatatgcggaggacttgttggctgcttttccttcactctgcggtccaacttatctcaaaccatctcaattgggttgaagtcgggtgattgtggaggccaggtcatctgatgcagcactccatcactctccttcttggtcaaatagcccttacacagactggaggtgtattttgggtcattgtcttgttgaaaaataaatgatagtcccactaagcgctaaccagatgggatggtgtattgctggagaatgctgtggtagccatgctggttaagtgtgccatcAATTAAAAATAAAtcgctgacagtgtcaccagcaaagcacccccacaccatcacaccttctcctccatgctttacggtggtaaccacacatgcggagatcatccgttcacctactctgcgtctcacaaaggcacagaggatggaaccaaaaatcacaaatttggactcatcagacgaaaggacagatttccaccagtctaatgtccattgcttgtctTTCCTgccccaagcaagtatcttcttattggtgtcctttagtagtggtttcattgCAGCAATTTGAGCATGAAGGCCTGATTAACACAGTCACCTCTGAATagatgatgttgagatgtgtctgttattggaataatttatttgggctgcaatttgaggctggtaactcaaatgaacttatcctctgcagcagaggtaattctgggtcctttcgtgtggtggtcctcatgagagccagtttcacaatagcacttgatggtttttgcgactgcgcttGAAGAAATGTGGTCGAAGTTCATGAAATTCATGATCAAAGTTCTTTcaatttt containing:
- the LOC115108311 gene encoding G protein-activated inward rectifier potassium channel 1-like; this translates as MISSLQNALSSPYFQVRDIGHNIRTIAATTTKSCTEIDFTLNHSDYFSRCCHRSMSALRKKFGDDYQVVTTSSSGSGFNQPAPEKKKKRQRFVDKNGRCNVQHGNLGGETSRYLSDLFTTLVDLKWRWNLFIFILTYTVAWLFMAFMWWIIAYIRGDLHRAHDDKYTPCVANVYNFPSAFLFFIETEATIGYGYRYITDKCPEGIILFLFQSILGSIVDAFLIGCMFIKMSQPKKRAETLMFSEHAAISMRDGKLTLMFRVGNLRNSHMVSAQIRCKLLKSRQTPEGEFLPLDQLELDVGFSTGADQLFLVSPLTICHVIDTKSPFYELSQRSMQTEQFEIVVILEGIVETTGMTCQARTSYTEDEVLWGHRFFPVISLEEGFFKVDYSQFHATFEVNTPPYSVKEQEENLLMSSPLMAPSLCNSGEGGKNSSIDCLENLEDKESTTTKLPSKLQKMQGGGCGRDGLPMPRKLLRMSSTTSEMIYPGSMGELPMKLQRISSVPGVSDEKQMSKMVSKISSDPISQSVADLPPKLLRMQGGGGVGGRMDGHLPPKLRKMNSDRFT